Genomic DNA from Amycolatopsis alba DSM 44262:
GCGAGGCCGAACACCACGTCCCGCAACGGCGGATCGAGCTGCAGGTCCGCGTGCGCGCAGACCTCGTCGAAGGCCTCGGCGTAAACGTCGTAGGCGTCGTAGAGCTCACGGCCCATGGCGATCCGCTGGGCGCCCTGACCGGTGAACAGGTACGCGAGTTCGGCTGATTCGGGAAGCGGGCCGCCGCGCAGCACCTGGTCGTCGAAGGCGATCAGGGCCTCGGTCAGGCTTGCGGCGTCCGGGGCCAGGACGAAGGCGCGTTCGGCCAGCGTCGCACGGGTCTTGGCGAGCGAGAACGCCAGGTCCGCCGGGTTCGCGTCGACCTCCGCGAGCTGAGCCGCGTGAGCCCGCAGCGCGTCCGGGTCGGCGGCCGAGAACGCGACCGCGATCGGCTCCGGCACCTCAGGCGCGGGCTTTCCGGGGACGGCGGGGGCCGGTTCTTCGAGGATCAGATGGGCATTGGTGCCGGAGATACCGAACGACGAGACGGCGGCCCGGCGCGGTTCCTCACCACGCGGCCACTCGACCGGCTCGGCCAGCAGCGAGACCGCGCCGGAGGACCAGTCGACCGCCGAGGTCGGATCGTCGCCGTGCAGCGTGCGCGGCAGCCGGTCATGGTGCAGCGCCATGATCATCTTGATCACCCCGGCCGCCCCCGCGGCCGCCTGCGCGTGCCCGATGTTGGCCTTCACCGAGCCCAGCCACAGCGGCGTTTCCCGGTCCCGGCCATAGGTCGAGAGCAGTGCTTGCGCCTCGATCGGGTCGCCGAGGGTGGTCCCGGTCCCGTGCGCCTCGACGACGTCCACAGTGGACGCCGCGATCCCGGCGTCGGCCAGCGCGGCGCGGATCACCCGCTGCTGGGACGGGCCGTTCGGCGCGGTGAGCCCGTTCGAGGCGCCGTCGGAGTTGACCGCGCTGCCGCGGATCACCGCGAGCACCGGATGGCCGTTGCGTTCGGCGTCGGAAAGCCTTTCCAGGACGAACATCCCGGCGCCCTCGGCCCACGCGGTGCCGTCCGCCGCGGCCGAGAACGGCTTGCAGCGCCCGTCCGGCGCCAGGCCGCGCTGATGCGAGAAGGCCACGAACGGACCGGGCGTGCCGAGCACGGCCACCCCGCCGGCGAGAGCGAGTCCGCATTCGCCGTTCCGCAGCGCGCGGACCGCGAGATGGAGGGCGACCAGCGAACCGGAACAGGCGGTGTCGACGGTCAGCGCGGGTCCCTGCAGGCCGAGGGTGTACGCGATCCGGCCGGAGACGACGCTCGGCGCGCTGCCGGTGAGCAGGAGACCGTCGAGACCTTCGGGCGCGTCGGCCAGGCGGGTGCCGTATTCCTGCGGCTCGGCGCCGACGAACACCCCGGTCCGGCTGCCGGTCAGCGTCCCGGCGTCGATCCCGGCGCGTTCCAGTGCCTCCCACGCCGTCTCCAGGACCAGCCGCTGCTGCGGGTCCATCGCCAGCGCCTCGCGCGGCGAGATCCCGAAGAAACCCGCGTCGAATTCGGCCGCGCCGGGCAGGAACCCGCCGTGGCGCACGTAGGTCCGGCCCGGCGTGCCCGGACGGGGGTCGTACAGGCCGTCGACGTCCCAGCCGCGGTCACGGGGGAACTCCGTGACGACGTCCTGGCCTTCGTCCACAACGGACCACAGGGCGGCGGGCGAGTCCGCGCCGCCGGGGAAGCGGCAGCCGATGCCGACGATCACGATCGGCTCGCCGGAGGCTGCTTCACCCTCCGCGGCGCCGGTGGCCTCCGCTCCGAAGAGGCACTCGTCGAGGAAGTCCGCCAGCGCTTCCGGTCCCGGATGGTCGTAGACGAGGGGCACCGGCAGGTCGAGTCCCGTTTCGGCGGTCAGCCACGCGTGCAGCTTCACCGCCAGCAGGGAATCGAACCCGAGGTCGGCGAAGGTGCGACCGGCCGGGAGCGGCCCGTCCAGCACCGCCGACGTCGCCCGTCGCACCAGGCCCAGCAGTGTCCGGCGCCGCTCGGCGCGCGGCCTGCTTTCCAGCCGTCGCAGGGAATCCAGCTCGGTCATGCGCGCACTCGCCACCTCGGGTCGCCTGGCACAGGGAAGTCGCGGTCCAGCTAGCCACAGCGGCCGTCACGGGCGGGACGGAACTGTTCCACCGCCGGGTAACCGCCCGCTCCCTGCCGGGTTTCCGGGTCGTGGACAAGCGGTGGAAAAGGTATCCAGCGCCCCTGATCGGAATCGTTAACGTGGCTTTCGGCGAACCGGATTTCAGCGCCCCGATTTCAGCGCACGACCCGTAGCCGCACGAGAACGCCGGCGTCCGCCGTGCCGGCCGGGCCGCCAGAACTAGTGCCGGAGGTAACGCCGATGACCATGTCTCCCGTCGAAGAACGCGTCCTGCCCCGCCAGCGCGCCGAGGCGGCGCCGCCGACGAGCATGCTGTGCCCCGATTTCCCGTTCGCCTACGACGACTGGATCCGCCATCCCGCCGGTATCGGCCGGGTGCCGCGCCAGGCGCACGGCACCGAGGTCGCGGTGATCGGCGGCGGCCTGTCCGGGATGGTGGCCGCCTACGAGCTGATGAAGCTCGGGCTCAAGCCGGTGATCTACGAGGCCGAGCAGCTGGGCGGCCGGATGCGCTCGGTGAGCCTGCCCGGCTACCCGGACGCCGTCGCCGAACTGGGCGCCATGCGCTTCCCGCCGTCGGCCGGGGCGCTCTTCCACTACATCGACAAGGTGGGGCTGGAGACGACGCCGTTCCCCAACCCGCTCTCCCCCGCGTCGCCGAGCACGGTGATCAACCTGCACGGCGAGAACCACTGGGCGCGCACGTCCGCCGACCTGCCGCCGGTGTACCGCGAGGTCAACGACGCCTGGACGAAGACGCTGCAGGAGCAGGCCGACATGTCGCTGATGGAGGACGCCATCCGGCGCCGCGACATCACGACCATCAAGGCGCTGTGGAACCACCTGGTCACCAAGTTCGACAACGTGTCGTTCTACGGCTTCCTGACCTCGTCCCCGCTGTTCTCCTCCTTCGAGCACCGCGAGATCTTCGGCCAGGTCGGCTTCGGCTGCGGCGGCTGGGACACCGACTTCCCCAACTCCGCGCTCGAGATCCTGCGGGTGATCTGCACCGACACCAGCGACGAGCACCACCGGATCATCGGCGGCTGCCAGCAGCTCCCGCTCGGCCTGTGGGCCGACGAGCCCGCCGATCTCGAATACTGGCCGTCGGGCACGTCGCTGAAGAGCCTGCACGGCGGCGAGCCGCGACCGGCGGTCGTGCGGATCGACCGGAACGGCCGCGGGTTCACCATCGAGGACGCGAACCGCGACGTGCGCACCTATCCGGCCGCGATCTTCGCCGCGCAGAACTGGAACCTGCTCTCGGGCATGAAGAGCGACGATTCCCTGCTGCCGCAGCCGGTCTGGACCGCGCTGGAGCGCACCCATTACATGGGCGCGTCCAAGCTGTTCGTCATCACCGACCGCCCGTTCTGGCTCGACCAGGACCCGGCGACCGGGCGGGACGTGATGAGCACGACGCTCACCGACCGCATCCCGCGCGGGGTCTACCTGATCGACAACGGGCCCGACGAACCCGGCACGATGCTGCTGTCCTACACGTGGAACGACGACTCGCTGAAGGTCGCGTCGCTGACCCCGGACGAGCGGCTCGACGTGATGCTGGACGCGCTGGCCAAGATCTACCCCGGCGTCGACATCCGGTCGCACATGATCGGCCCGCCGATCGCGATCACCTGGGAGACCCAGCCGCATTTCAAGGGCGCCTTCAAATCCTGCCTGCCCGGCAGCTACCGCTACCAGCGACGGCTGTTCACCCAGTTCATGCAGCGTGACGCCGACGACGACCACCGCGGCTTCTTCCTCGCCGGCGACGACGTCGCATGGATCGCCGGTTTCTCCGAGAGCGCGGTCACGACCGCGCTGAACGCCGTGTGGGGCGTCGTCGAGCACCTGGGCGGCGGCACCCATCCGGACAACCCCGGTCCCGGCGACGTGTTCGACGAGATCGCCCCGGTGAGCCTGGATTGACAGCGGAAAGGACTTCCCCATGTTCGCGAAGATCTATTCCCCCGACGCGGTCACCGGCGGCGCTGCCTTCGAACAGCAGGCCCTCCGCGTCGCCGAAGTGCTCCGGGACCGCGGTGTCGGTTCCGGAGACCGTGTCCTGCTCAAGGCCGACAACACGCTGGCCTATCTGACGATCCTCGTCGCGCTGATGCATGTCGGCGCGTCCGTGGTGCTCGTCGACCACATGGAGCACGCCGACCGCACCGCCGAGACGATCGCCGGTTCCGGGGTCGTGCTGGCCGTGATCGACGACGACGCGCCGATGCCGGCGGACGCGCCATCGGCCTACACGTACGAGATCATGGTCGCCGCCGCCGACCGGAACCCGACCGACGTCCAGTTGCGTTTCGACGTCTGGGAAAAGCTGCCCGACAGTCTCGTGATGTGGTCGTCCGGCTCGACCGGCGTCCCCAAGGGTGTCGCGAAGAACGGCGCGCGGTTCCTGAAGAACCTGGAGCGCAACGCCGACCTCGTCGGCCATGTCGCCGAAGACGTCCTCCTGCCGCTGCTGCCGTTCAACCACCAGTACGGCCTGTCCATGGTGATGATCGCCTGGCTGCGGGACTGCTCGCTGGTGATCGCGCCCTACCGCCGTCCCGACCGGGCGCTGCGGCTGGCCGGACGTGCCGGGGCGACGGTCGTCGACGCGACGCCGTCCACCTACCGCAGCCTGTTCAACATCATCGGCAAACGTCCCGCGCTCAAAGAGGAATTCGCCCGCGTGCGCATGCTGTGCAGCGGCGCCGCCCCGCTGGAACCCGGCGTCGTCGGCCAGTCGGAGGAGCTGTTCGGGATGCCGCTGCTCGACAGCTACGGCAGCACCGAAATGGGCAATGTCGCCTTCGCCAACATCGGGAATCCGCGCGGCTGCGGTCAGATCGTCGAAGGACTGACCTTGGAGGTGCGGGCCGATGACGGCACCGTGCTGCCCCACGACGAGGTCGGCGAGCTGTTCGTGCTCGACCCGGACCTCATGGAGGGCTACCTCGACGGCACCGGTCAGGTGCTCCCGGTCGACCGCGGCTGGTACGCCACCGGCGACCTCGGCAGGCTCGATGCGGACGGGAACCTGTTCGTCGTCGGGCGCAAGCGGGCGGTGCACCGCAACGGGCACACGCTGCACCCCGAGGTGATCGAGCACCGCTTGGCCGGTGAGGGCTGCTCCGCGAAGATCGTCGCGCTGCCCGACCAGCGTCGCGGGTCGAGCCTGGTGTTCGTCGTCGAGGACGACGCTCAGCGGGACTCGCGGTACTGGCGTGACCGGATCTGCGGCGTCCTGCCGCCCGCGGAACAGCCGAACCGCGTCCTCGTCACCGATCAGTTCCCGTTGAACCGCAACGGGAAGCCGGACCGGAAGCGGCTGGAGCAGTTCGCCGCCGCCGAACAACTCTGATCCCCACCATGAAACTGGGTGTGCACTGTGGACAATTCCACCGATGCCGTCCTCTTCCCCGGCATGGGCCCGGCCCGTGCCTCGGAACTGGGCCGGTTCCTCGTCATCGATCCCCTGGCCCGGCGCCTGCTCGGCGTGGCCGAGCACGCGCTCGGGCGCTCCCTGCTGGATCCGCTCGCCAGAACGGGTGAGGAGTACGACGAGCACACCCAGATCGCGTTCGTGCTCGCGTCGCTGGCGCTCGCCGAACGCGCGGAGCGGGAGCACGGGCTGGTGCCGGTCGCGGTCGGCGGCGCCAGTTTCGGTGAACGCGCCGCCGTGGTCCGCGCCGGTGCCCTCCCGCTGGCGGATCTCGTCCGGCTCGTCGACGCGGTCGCGAGCCGGGAACGGGAGTATTTCGAGACGGCGCACCAGGATCTCGTCAGCCAGTTCATCGTGCGGACGCCGGAACCGGCGCTCGGCGGGATCCTCGACGGGATCGGCCACGAGCTGTCGGGCCGGTTCGACGACGAGGTCCACCTGGTGACCCTGCGGGAGTCCGATTTGGACGAATTCGTCCGGCGGGTGCGGGTGGCGGGCGGGTACGCGCTCACGACCATGCGTCCCGCGGCCCACGCGAAGGTGCTCGGCGGGCTGCGCGACAGGCTGGCGGAAGAGGTCTTCGGCGGGTTCGGATTCGCGGATCCGGTCCTGCCGATCGTGTCCGATCAGGACGGAGAGCCGGTCCGGACCGGTGACGAGGCGGCGTCGCTCCTGCTGGAGTCGACGGTCAACGCGGTCCGGCTGCCAGGGCTGGTCCACCGGTTCGCCAGGCTCGGCGTCGGCCGGGTCCTCGTCGCCGGTCCGGACCACCTGCTGCACCGGCTGCCGGGGCTGACGTCGGCGTTCACCCTGCTGCGCGCGGGTCTCCGGGACACCCTGAAACCGAAACCCCGGCCCCGGCTGCCCGAGGCGGTGGCCGCATGAGCGCCAAGGCCCGCGACATCGCGACGATCATGGTGTCCTGCCTGGCGCAGCTGATGGTCGCGATCGACATGACCGTGCTGCACCTGGCGGTTCCGGCGCTGACCACCCAGCTCGGCGCGTCGGCCGAGGAACTGCTGTGGATCGCGGACGTCTACGGCTTCGCCATGGGCGGCCTGCTGGTCACCATGGGCAATCTCGGCGACCGGTTCGGCAGGCGGCGGGTGCTCCTGATCGGGGTGGCCGCGTTCGCGCTGGGCTCGCTGGTCGCCGCCTACGCCCCGAGCTCCGAAACGCTCATCGCGGCCCGCGCGCTGCTGGGGGTCGCGGGCGCCGCTGTGCTGCCGTCGACGACGTCGTTGCTGCGTGCGGTCTTCACCACCCAGCGAGCACGAACGGCCGCGGTGGGCGTCACCGCCGGGGTGTCGGCCGCGGGGTTCGCGATCGGCCCGATCGTCGGCGGGGTCCTGCTGGAGCATTTCTGGTGGGGTTCGGTGTTCCTGGTCAACATCCCGGTGGCGCTGCTGATCCTCGGCGCCGCCCGCGTGGTCCCCGAATCGCGCTCCAGCGGCCGGTTGCGGCTCGATCTGCCCAGCGTGCTGCTGTCCATCGTCGGACTGGTCGCCGTGGTGTACGCGCTGAAGGGCGCCTTCTACGTGGGCCTGTGGTACCCGGAGGTGCTCGGCGCTTTCGCGGTCGGCGGCGCGTCCCTGTGGTGGTTCGGCCGCCGTCAGCGACGCCTCGATCAGCCGCTGATCGACCTGGATCTGTTCCGGCGCCGCGGGTTCTCCGCCTCGGTCGGCTCGAACCTGGTGTCGGTGTTCACGATGTCGGCGTTCGCTCTCATCTCCAGTCAGTATTTCCAGCTCGTGCTGGGCTGGAGCCCGCTGCGCTCCGGGCTGGCGTTCGTGCCGGGCGCGATCGCCGCGCTCGTCGCGGGCGGTGTCCTGGCGGCCAAGGCGGTGCGCCGGTTCGGCCGGGCGCCGACGGTGTCGGGCGGGCTGGCGCTGGCGTCGATCGGCTTCGGGCTGTTCGGCGCGGTGAGCACGGACTCGCCGTACGTGCTGGTGCTGGCCGCGCAGGTCGCGTTCGGCGCGGGCGCGGGGCTCACCCTGACCGTCACCGGTGACACCATCCTCGGCACGGTCCCCCGTGACCGCGCCGGAGCCGCGTCGGCGATCTCCGCCACCGCTTACGAACTCGGCGGCTCGCTCGGTATCGCGGTGGTCGGCAGCGTGCTGTCGGCGGTCTACCACGCCGAGCTGACGCTGCCCGCCGGTGTCCCGCCCGAGCTGGCCGCCCAGGTGCGGGAGTCGTTCAGCGCGACCGCGGCGGTCGCGACCGGCCTGCCGGAACCGGTGGCGACGGCGGTCCGCACGGCGGCCGAGGAGTCGTTCGTCGGCGGCATCCGGACCAGCATGCTCGGCAGCGCGGCGGTGATGGTCGTCCTCGCGGTGGTGGCGCTGCGGAGCCTGCGCGGTGTCCCGAAGGTGATCGAGACGGACGTACCCCCTCACCCCGACCCCGTCGCCGAGGCCCCGAGCACCCGCGGTTAGCGCGAGGTGCGATCTCGCAAGAGCTTTGCCTTACCTCGCGGTTAGTCCTCTGCATGCGGTGGTTGCACGCGCAAGGACCGCGTCCAGAGGACGAAACGCACCGGAAGACCGCTTCTCCTCGACAGCCTGGACGGGCGAAGTGGTCGACCGTGGTCCGCCGGGGCAACTATGCTGGCCGAAGGTGCCCCGGCCGCCTGACCTCCCGACCGAACGGTCCTCCTTGCGCCATGCTCGGAGCGACCGTCGCCCGGCCGCGCCGTGGTCCCGCGCCGGCCGAGGAGGGAAATGGGAGCGACGGCCGTCACGAGTGCCGGACCGGAGGACGCGCAGGCCGCGTCGGACCGGCTCCTCGCCGGGCCCGGCGCGATCTGGGTGGTGCACGGGCCCGCGGGCAGCGGCCGCAGCACCGTCCTCTCCGGACAGGCCCAGCGCGGACGCCGCTCCGGCGCCGCCGTCCTTCAGGTGCCCGCCTGCCCCGCGCCCGAAACCGTCCTGCTCCGGCTGACGACCCAGCTGGTCGAGCTGATCACCGCGCTCGACCGGCCCGAACTTGTCAGCATGCTCAGCGCCGTCGCGTGGCTCCGGGCCCGGCTCGAGTCAGGTTCCGGTGCCGGACCGCAGACGACGGCCCACGACCTGATCACCGTCCTCGCCACGCTCGCCCCGCGCGGCCGGATCGTGCTGCAGTTCGACGACTTCGACCTGCTGCCACCGGAGCTCGCCACCGTGCTCACCCTGGTCGCCGAGGGCGCCCGCGCCGCGGGGACGGTCACCGTCGCGACCGTGACCGGCCGGGAGCCGGCGGGCGGCCCGGTCGGCAAGCTGCTCGCGATCGCCGACGGCACGATCGGTCTCCGGCCGTTGACCGCGACGGAGACGACAGCGCTGCTGCCCGGCTGGACCACCCGCGCCGGGCGGATCGCGAGCGATCCGGCGCTCGTCACCGCGGTGCGCACCGCACTCGGGCCGCTGTTCGGCAATCCCGGCACGGTCGGCGTGACGATCGCGGGCCTGCGCGCCACCGGCAGGCTGTCGGTCATCGACGAGCACGTCTGCCTGACCGGCGCGGGGATACCGATCCTGCTGCCCGACGGGCACCCCGAGACGCTCCGGCTGCGGCGGCTCGGGCCACTCGCCCGGCGGCTGGCCGCGATCGTGGCGGTACTGAGCGAGCAAAGCGCTCCCACCCTCGAAAGGCTGCCGTGGCTGGCCTCCGCGGCGGCGCTGACGCCGTCCGCCACGGGTCAGGCCCTCGACGATCTGGTCCGGGCCGGGATCCTTCGCACCGGTACGGACGGTGCGGTGGAATTCGCCGTCCCGGCGCTGGCCGACAGGCTCCGGCTGGAGCACGGCACGCGCTGGCGCACCGTGCTGCACCGGAGGATCGTCCGGAGCCTCCTCGGCAGGCAACCGGTCGACCCCGCCGAAATCGCCCCGCATCTCGCCGGGCTTCCGCCGTCGCCGCCGGATCCCGAGACGGCGAGCCTGGTGCTCGCCGCGGCCGCGGGCGCGGGCACCGATCTGCCGACGGCTCGCCGCTATCGGCTGGCCGCGCTCCGGCTGCTCGATCCGTCCGAAGACCGGTTTCCCGAAGTGCTCCGGGCTTTGCTCTCCGACAGCCTCGCGGCCGGTGGCTACGGCACGCTGGCCGACGACCTCGCCATCGTCGTCGTACCGCGCCTCGCCGGTGCCTGGCCGCATCCCCGGCTGTCCGCCACCGTGCTGCTGTGCTGGCTCGGCGCACTCGCCCACGAACAACGGCTCGCCGAACTCGACGTCGTGCGACCGCTGGCCGCCGAAGTCGCCCGCGCCCTCGGCACGGGTCGCGACTGCCGCCGCCTGCTCGACGCGGTCAACCGGGCCGACCG
This window encodes:
- a CDS encoding flavin monoamine oxidase family protein; this encodes MTMSPVEERVLPRQRAEAAPPTSMLCPDFPFAYDDWIRHPAGIGRVPRQAHGTEVAVIGGGLSGMVAAYELMKLGLKPVIYEAEQLGGRMRSVSLPGYPDAVAELGAMRFPPSAGALFHYIDKVGLETTPFPNPLSPASPSTVINLHGENHWARTSADLPPVYREVNDAWTKTLQEQADMSLMEDAIRRRDITTIKALWNHLVTKFDNVSFYGFLTSSPLFSSFEHREIFGQVGFGCGGWDTDFPNSALEILRVICTDTSDEHHRIIGGCQQLPLGLWADEPADLEYWPSGTSLKSLHGGEPRPAVVRIDRNGRGFTIEDANRDVRTYPAAIFAAQNWNLLSGMKSDDSLLPQPVWTALERTHYMGASKLFVITDRPFWLDQDPATGRDVMSTTLTDRIPRGVYLIDNGPDEPGTMLLSYTWNDDSLKVASLTPDERLDVMLDALAKIYPGVDIRSHMIGPPIAITWETQPHFKGAFKSCLPGSYRYQRRLFTQFMQRDADDDHRGFFLAGDDVAWIAGFSESAVTTALNAVWGVVEHLGGGTHPDNPGPGDVFDEIAPVSLD
- a CDS encoding class I adenylate-forming enzyme family protein, with protein sequence MFAKIYSPDAVTGGAAFEQQALRVAEVLRDRGVGSGDRVLLKADNTLAYLTILVALMHVGASVVLVDHMEHADRTAETIAGSGVVLAVIDDDAPMPADAPSAYTYEIMVAAADRNPTDVQLRFDVWEKLPDSLVMWSSGSTGVPKGVAKNGARFLKNLERNADLVGHVAEDVLLPLLPFNHQYGLSMVMIAWLRDCSLVIAPYRRPDRALRLAGRAGATVVDATPSTYRSLFNIIGKRPALKEEFARVRMLCSGAAPLEPGVVGQSEELFGMPLLDSYGSTEMGNVAFANIGNPRGCGQIVEGLTLEVRADDGTVLPHDEVGELFVLDPDLMEGYLDGTGQVLPVDRGWYATGDLGRLDADGNLFVVGRKRAVHRNGHTLHPEVIEHRLAGEGCSAKIVALPDQRRGSSLVFVVEDDAQRDSRYWRDRICGVLPPAEQPNRVLVTDQFPLNRNGKPDRKRLEQFAAAEQL
- a CDS encoding ACP S-malonyltransferase, coding for MDNSTDAVLFPGMGPARASELGRFLVIDPLARRLLGVAEHALGRSLLDPLARTGEEYDEHTQIAFVLASLALAERAEREHGLVPVAVGGASFGERAAVVRAGALPLADLVRLVDAVASREREYFETAHQDLVSQFIVRTPEPALGGILDGIGHELSGRFDDEVHLVTLRESDLDEFVRRVRVAGGYALTTMRPAAHAKVLGGLRDRLAEEVFGGFGFADPVLPIVSDQDGEPVRTGDEAASLLLESTVNAVRLPGLVHRFARLGVGRVLVAGPDHLLHRLPGLTSAFTLLRAGLRDTLKPKPRPRLPEAVAA
- a CDS encoding MFS transporter encodes the protein MSAKARDIATIMVSCLAQLMVAIDMTVLHLAVPALTTQLGASAEELLWIADVYGFAMGGLLVTMGNLGDRFGRRRVLLIGVAAFALGSLVAAYAPSSETLIAARALLGVAGAAVLPSTTSLLRAVFTTQRARTAAVGVTAGVSAAGFAIGPIVGGVLLEHFWWGSVFLVNIPVALLILGAARVVPESRSSGRLRLDLPSVLLSIVGLVAVVYALKGAFYVGLWYPEVLGAFAVGGASLWWFGRRQRRLDQPLIDLDLFRRRGFSASVGSNLVSVFTMSAFALISSQYFQLVLGWSPLRSGLAFVPGAIAALVAGGVLAAKAVRRFGRAPTVSGGLALASIGFGLFGAVSTDSPYVLVLAAQVAFGAGAGLTLTVTGDTILGTVPRDRAGAASAISATAYELGGSLGIAVVGSVLSAVYHAELTLPAGVPPELAAQVRESFSATAAVATGLPEPVATAVRTAAEESFVGGIRTSMLGSAAVMVVLAVVALRSLRGVPKVIETDVPPHPDPVAEAPSTRG
- a CDS encoding helix-turn-helix transcriptional regulator; the encoded protein is MGATAVTSAGPEDAQAASDRLLAGPGAIWVVHGPAGSGRSTVLSGQAQRGRRSGAAVLQVPACPAPETVLLRLTTQLVELITALDRPELVSMLSAVAWLRARLESGSGAGPQTTAHDLITVLATLAPRGRIVLQFDDFDLLPPELATVLTLVAEGARAAGTVTVATVTGREPAGGPVGKLLAIADGTIGLRPLTATETTALLPGWTTRAGRIASDPALVTAVRTALGPLFGNPGTVGVTIAGLRATGRLSVIDEHVCLTGAGIPILLPDGHPETLRLRRLGPLARRLAAIVAVLSEQSAPTLERLPWLASAAALTPSATGQALDDLVRAGILRTGTDGAVEFAVPALADRLRLEHGTRWRTVLHRRIVRSLLGRQPVDPAEIAPHLAGLPPSPPDPETASLVLAAAAGAGTDLPTARRYRLAALRLLDPSEDRFPEVLRALLSDSLAAGGYGTLADDLAIVVVPRLAGAWPHPRLSATVLLCWLGALAHEQRLAELDVVRPLAAEVARALGTGRDCRRLLDAVNRADRPVAAEAVRVLARACGAEDDHLFALGAGILLGALPGDGGRPAEEWLVPPERPPHEDVAEAAEVLDTVSVLNVLLRGRYQPPTTGFSVGWHAIRQAYREGEWDTALSLARRIEGDRLWWDPPRRHRFASVFAAEICAQRDRPDRAADWLRRLPFRTPADGYVAWVRCRLRQSEGRHEEAVAQGLRDYTDCRERGVRAGMERLLARLLHGARQLEDTETMTRLLAELESLAARTPTASVQEAALVCGGLVRGDLESVRAGVKLARQSGDAFRIAQACTAFGEVSPVPAPSLLEAHRTLQRLDAVAALSYVSDLLDRHRIPFSPDRVDRAGRAPLDPLERHIVGLIASGHTNRQIAAALQVSEKRIEARLTSLFERTGSHSRVELAAAWLQGRLGRVS